From the genome of Nicotiana sylvestris chromosome 2, ASM39365v2, whole genome shotgun sequence, one region includes:
- the LOC138885432 gene encoding precursor of CEP6-like, whose product MACIKHICVFSFLLAVVAFHLVLMTEGRQLKALKKHEFHSADNTMEKETLGRQSFTGDTSPVMGKINYTPTGTGNSPGIGHSSSGPKANYQPKHTVEGSVNDLKAGHSPGIGHASQNKNIGPNV is encoded by the coding sequence ATGGCATGTATCAAACATATCTGTGTATTTAGTTTCCTTCTTGCAGTAGTTGCTTTCCACCTCGTTCTAATGACTGAGGGAAGACAACTGAAAGCATTGAAGAAACACGAGTTTCACTCTGCTGATAACACGATGGAAAAAGAAACTCTTGGGAGGCAAAGTTTTACTGGTGATACTTCACCAGTTATGGGAAAAATCAACTACACACCAACAGGAACAGGAAATAGTCCAGGTATTGGACATTCTTCTTCAGGACCAAAAGCAAATTATCAACCAAAGCACACTGTTGAAGGAAGCGTAAACGATCTCAAAGCAGGACACAGTCCGGGTATTGGTCATGCTTCTCAGAATAAAAATATTGGCCCAAATGTTTAG
- the LOC104241783 gene encoding small ribosomal subunit protein mL103 (rPPR7)-like isoform X1, whose product MSSSAALRHARHLSTAAALSASSATISISKAKSKLKAEHDPDKALEIYSSVSDRYISPLSSRYAQEYTVKRLAKSHRFSDIESFLDSHKNSSQITQEPFLSSIIRSYGVAGMFDHALNIYHEMDDLGTPRSTISFNVLLSACVHSKQYDRVPHLFDEIPVKYGFLPEKVSYGILIRSYCENGSPEMAMERLKEMEEKDVEITTVTFTTILHSFYKKGKIDEAKRVWNEMVIRGHGPDVGAYNVKIMNIQGGDPEGVKALIEEMSDAGLKPDTISYNYLMTCYCKNGLMDEAQKVYEDLGSKGCNPNAATFRTLIFYLCKKGRFETGYKVFKESVRVHKIPDFSTLKYLVEGLVQRSKLKDAKGMGRTVKKKFPPNLVKAWTKLEEELGLAKLEAGDKKIKDARWRIPFI is encoded by the exons ATGTCTTCTTCCGCCGCCTTGCGCCACGCGCGCCACCTCTCAACCGCGGCTGCTTTGTCAGCTTCCAGCGCCACCATCTCTATctccaaagcaaaatcaaagctCAAAGCCGAGCACGACCCAGACAAAGCCCTAGAGATTTACTCCTCCGTTTCCGACCGTTACATTTCCCCTTTGTCCTCCCGCTATGCTCAGGAATACACAGTCAAGCGCCTCGCTAAATCCCATCGTTTTTCCGACATTGAAAGTTTCCTCGACTCTCACAAGAATAGCTCACAAATTACTCAAGAGCCTTTTCTTTCATCCATAATTCGTTCTTATGGAGTCGCCGGAATGTTCGATCACGCGCTCAATATTTATCATGAGATGGATGATTTAGGCACCCCCAGATCAACAATTTCTTTCAATGTGCTTTTATCAGCTTGCGTGCACTCGAAACAATATGATCGTGTCCCCCACCTGTTTGATGAAATTCCTGTGAAGTATGGATTTTTACCTGAAAAAGTCTCATATGGTATATTAATTAGGTCATATTGTGAAAATGGATCGCCAGAAATGGCAATGGAAAGGCTTAAGGAGATGGAAGAGAAAGACGTGGAGATTACTACTGTTACTTTCACTACTATACTGCACTCGTTTTATAAGAAGGGGAAGATCGATGAGGCCAAAAGAGTTTGGAATGAGATGGTGATCAGAGGGCATGGACCAGATGTTGGTGCATACAATGTAAAGATTATGAACATTCAGGGTGGTGATCCGGAGGGCGTGAAAGCCTTAATTGAGGAAATGAGTGATGCAGGGTTAAAACCCGACACGATTAGCTACAATTACTTGATGACTTGTTATTGTAAGAATGGCTTGATGGATGAGGCGCAGAAGGTTTATGAGGATTTGGGGTCAAAGGGGTGCAATCCAAACGCTGCAACGTTTAGGACTTTGATCTTTTACTTGTGTAAGAAGGGACGGTTTGAGACAGGGTATAAAGTTTTCAAGGAGAGTGTGAGAGTTCACAAGATTCCGGATTTCAGTACACTAAAGTATTTGGTGGAAGGATTGGTGCAGAGATCAAAGTTGAAAGATGCAAAAGGGATGGGCAGGACAGTGAAGAAGAAGTTCCCTCCTAACTTGGTAAAAGCTTGGACCAAGCTAGAGGAGGAGCTTGGTCTGGCTAAACTAGAAGCCGGTGATAAGAAG ATAAAGGATGCCCGATGGCGAATTCCTTTCATATAA
- the LOC104241783 gene encoding small ribosomal subunit protein mL103 (rPPR7)-like isoform X2: protein MSSSAALRHARHLSTAAALSASSATISISKAKSKLKAEHDPDKALEIYSSVSDRYISPLSSRYAQEYTVKRLAKSHRFSDIESFLDSHKNSSQITQEPFLSSIIRSYGVAGMFDHALNIYHEMDDLGTPRSTISFNVLLSACVHSKQYDRVPHLFDEIPVKYGFLPEKVSYGILIRSYCENGSPEMAMERLKEMEEKDVEITTVTFTTILHSFYKKGKIDEAKRVWNEMVIRGHGPDVGAYNVKIMNIQGGDPEGVKALIEEMSDAGLKPDTISYNYLMTCYCKNGLMDEAQKVYEDLGSKGCNPNAATFRTLIFYLCKKGRFETGYKVFKESVRVHKIPDFSTLKYLVEGLVQRSKLKDAKGMGRTVKKKFPPNLVKAWTKLEEELGLAKLEAGDKKVNHTC from the coding sequence ATGTCTTCTTCCGCCGCCTTGCGCCACGCGCGCCACCTCTCAACCGCGGCTGCTTTGTCAGCTTCCAGCGCCACCATCTCTATctccaaagcaaaatcaaagctCAAAGCCGAGCACGACCCAGACAAAGCCCTAGAGATTTACTCCTCCGTTTCCGACCGTTACATTTCCCCTTTGTCCTCCCGCTATGCTCAGGAATACACAGTCAAGCGCCTCGCTAAATCCCATCGTTTTTCCGACATTGAAAGTTTCCTCGACTCTCACAAGAATAGCTCACAAATTACTCAAGAGCCTTTTCTTTCATCCATAATTCGTTCTTATGGAGTCGCCGGAATGTTCGATCACGCGCTCAATATTTATCATGAGATGGATGATTTAGGCACCCCCAGATCAACAATTTCTTTCAATGTGCTTTTATCAGCTTGCGTGCACTCGAAACAATATGATCGTGTCCCCCACCTGTTTGATGAAATTCCTGTGAAGTATGGATTTTTACCTGAAAAAGTCTCATATGGTATATTAATTAGGTCATATTGTGAAAATGGATCGCCAGAAATGGCAATGGAAAGGCTTAAGGAGATGGAAGAGAAAGACGTGGAGATTACTACTGTTACTTTCACTACTATACTGCACTCGTTTTATAAGAAGGGGAAGATCGATGAGGCCAAAAGAGTTTGGAATGAGATGGTGATCAGAGGGCATGGACCAGATGTTGGTGCATACAATGTAAAGATTATGAACATTCAGGGTGGTGATCCGGAGGGCGTGAAAGCCTTAATTGAGGAAATGAGTGATGCAGGGTTAAAACCCGACACGATTAGCTACAATTACTTGATGACTTGTTATTGTAAGAATGGCTTGATGGATGAGGCGCAGAAGGTTTATGAGGATTTGGGGTCAAAGGGGTGCAATCCAAACGCTGCAACGTTTAGGACTTTGATCTTTTACTTGTGTAAGAAGGGACGGTTTGAGACAGGGTATAAAGTTTTCAAGGAGAGTGTGAGAGTTCACAAGATTCCGGATTTCAGTACACTAAAGTATTTGGTGGAAGGATTGGTGCAGAGATCAAAGTTGAAAGATGCAAAAGGGATGGGCAGGACAGTGAAGAAGAAGTTCCCTCCTAACTTGGTAAAAGCTTGGACCAAGCTAGAGGAGGAGCTTGGTCTGGCTAAACTAGAAGCCGGTGATAAGAAGGTCAATCATACTTGTTAG